AGTTCGACCTCCAGGCCCGCTTCATCGTCGTCGACCTTCTCGGACGGGTTGCCCGGGCGGACGGGGTCGTCAGCCCGGCCGAAGCGGCCATCCTCGAGGAGGTTGCCCGGCGCCTCGGATTGGACCCCTTCCTTCGCGGCTTCGCGTGGCACCAGGGATTCGGCCAGCACGGGTTCGGCCAGAGGGCCGCGGCGCCCGACCGCAGCGCCGAGGCCCTGGCGGTCCTCGGCCTCAAGCCGGGCGCCAGCGCCGCCGAGATCAAGCAGGCTTGGCGCCAGCTCTCCAAACAGAACCATCCGGACCGGGTCACGCACCTAGGTGAAGAGTTCCGCAGGGTCGCCGAGGAGAGAATGCGGCGGATCAACGCCGCCTACGACACCTTGAAGGCCGCCGGCATGGCCCTGTGACAGGCTCCCGTTGCCATGCTAGGTACGGCGCTCCGGGTTTGCACAAGTTGGCGGCACTGCCTTCAATCGCGGCACGCCCGCCCCGAAAAAGGGGCGGGGAACCCTTTGGATTTGCGATGCGGGCCGTGGCATCGCAATTGCACAACCGAGGCCTGACAAGCGCAGCTCGTGAGCAGACCTTGCCAGCGCTCAGGCCCCGGCCGTACCGGTGTCTGCGGGTGGTGGATGACGGCTTGGCAACGCAGCGGTCGCCTGTGGCGGACTACATGAAACGTCAGGAGCGCAAGCAATGAAAAAGGTCGAAGCAATCATCAAGCCCTTCAAGCTCGACGAAGTGAAGGAAGCCCTTAGCGGCGTCGGAGTGCAGGGCATCACCGTCAGCGAGGTCAAGGGATTCGGCCGCCAGCGCGGCCACACCGAACTGTACCGCGGCGCCGAGTACGTCGTGGACTTCCTGCCCAAAGTGAAGCTCGAGGTCATCGTCAAGGAAGACCAGGTCGAGCCCGTCGTCGAAGCGATCACCGCCGCCGCCCGCACCGGCCGCATCGGTGATGGAAAGATCTTCGTTACGACGGTAGATGAGGTTGTTCGAATCCGAACCGGTGAGACCGGAGAGTCGGCGCTCTGAGCGAAAGAGCACCGGTTCGTTTGTTCCAACTCGCATTCGCCCGCGTCCAGGACCCAGCCCCCAGGACCAAGTAGGAGGACCAGACTGCAATGACAGCGAAAGAAGCGATGAAGTTCGCCAAAGAGAACAAGGTCGAGATGGTGGACTTCAAATTCTGTGACATGCTCGGCGCGTGGCAGCACTTCACCACGCCCGTGAGCGAGTACGAGGAGGCCATCTTCGAGGAAGGCCTCGGATTCGACGGATCGTCGATCCGTGGATGGAAGGCCATCAACGCCTCGGACATGCTCGTCGTGCCCGATCCCGTCACGGCCCGCATGGATCCTTTCATGGAACGGCCGACGCTGTCGCTGATCTGTGACGTCGAGGATCCGCTGACGCGCGAGCGCTACGACCGTGACCCGCGCAACATCGCCCGCCGCGGCGCCGAGTTCCTCAAGTCCACCGGACTTGCCGACACGGCGTACTTCGGACCGGAGCCCGAGTTCTTCATCTTCGACTCCGCCCGCTTCGTGACGCGCCAGAACATGGGCTACTACGAGGTGGATTCGAACGAGGCGATCTGGAACACCGACGAGGACGGCGGCCAGAACCTCGGCTACAAGATCCGCAACAAGGAAGGCTACATCCCGGTCGCACCGAACGACCAGCAGCAGGACATCCGCACCGAGATGGTGCAGGTGATGGAGAGCGTCGGCATCCGCGTCGAGCGCCAGCACCACGAGGTAGCCACTGCAGGCCAGGCCGAGATCGACATGCG
The sequence above is a segment of the Candidatus Binatia bacterium genome. Coding sequences within it:
- a CDS encoding TerB family tellurite resistance protein, translated to MYFSPNLGCLLFLLLIAMIGGAPLLVGLARVILFFFVASSLAGLFGSWWLRRRAIPMAAARHERFVFILVHLLVRLAEADGSLDRREVTVIRDFFARELGYSDERLLAIRDLIKAARVSTVSVAELCARLVEEFDLQARFIVVDLLGRVARADGVVSPAEAAILEEVARRLGLDPFLRGFAWHQGFGQHGFGQRAAAPDRSAEALAVLGLKPGASAAEIKQAWRQLSKQNHPDRVTHLGEEFRRVAEERMRRINAAYDTLKAAGMAL
- a CDS encoding P-II family nitrogen regulator, which gives rise to MKKVEAIIKPFKLDEVKEALSGVGVQGITVSEVKGFGRQRGHTELYRGAEYVVDFLPKVKLEVIVKEDQVEPVVEAITAAARTGRIGDGKIFVTTVDEVVRIRTGETGESAL